Proteins from a genomic interval of Tautonia rosea:
- a CDS encoding metal-sulfur cluster assembly factor, which yields MTDASTPQPDPTQSPDLGQGPDQEIVLTALKAVKDPEIGVNIVDLGLVYTVATREGEIDVEMTLTSPACPAGPQIVREATEVIESLQGVSKANVKLVMSPPWSPDRMSEDARDELGMY from the coding sequence ATGACCGACGCTTCCACGCCGCAGCCCGACCCGACTCAGTCCCCAGACTTGGGCCAAGGGCCCGATCAGGAGATCGTCCTGACCGCCCTGAAAGCCGTGAAGGACCCTGAGATCGGCGTCAATATCGTCGACCTCGGCCTGGTCTACACGGTTGCAACCCGAGAGGGGGAGATCGATGTCGAGATGACCTTAACCTCTCCGGCCTGTCCAGCCGGACCTCAAATCGTTCGGGAAGCGACTGAGGTGATCGAATCGCTTCAAGGGGTCTCAAAGGCCAACGTGAAACTGGTCATGAGCCCTCCCTGGTCTCCCGATCGCATGTCCGAAGATGCCCGAGATGAACTCGGGATGTACTGA
- a CDS encoding SufE family protein: MPPALDELVEELREADRQERIELLIDLANDLPPLPDRLSQYKDEAHRVPECQSPVFLFLERQGPHIHLFADVPPEAPTVRGFVCLLVRGLDGATVEDVLSVPNDLIQRTGMAEILGMQRTSGLSGVLQRLKAMVARTEAASTEQSQQK, translated from the coding sequence TTGCCCCCTGCACTCGATGAACTTGTCGAGGAACTGCGCGAGGCGGATCGTCAGGAACGGATCGAACTGCTGATCGACCTGGCGAACGATCTCCCTCCGCTCCCCGATCGGCTCTCACAGTACAAGGATGAGGCGCATCGGGTTCCTGAGTGCCAGTCGCCGGTCTTCCTCTTTCTGGAACGTCAGGGACCGCACATCCATCTCTTCGCGGATGTTCCCCCGGAAGCGCCGACCGTGCGGGGCTTTGTGTGCCTGCTGGTGCGGGGTCTCGACGGTGCAACCGTTGAGGACGTGCTGAGCGTCCCTAACGACCTGATTCAACGCACCGGAATGGCCGAGATTCTGGGCATGCAACGCACGAGCGGTCTCTCCGGAGTTCTTCAGCGCCTCAAGGCCATGGTGGCTCGAACCGAAGCAGCTTCGACCGAACAGTCTCAGCAGAAATGA